A part of Thermocrinis albus DSM 14484 genomic DNA contains:
- the thrS gene encoding threonine--tRNA ligase, with protein MERIILEVDGKEIEVPKGTPLGEVFRLAGVQDAIAGRLGDRILDLQTPVREGGKIKPIRKGDPESLEVMRHTLSHIMAQALKEIYGYDRVHLGVGPTTEEGFYYDVEVEGISIREEDLPIIEERMRQIVSRNLPIVRQEVSKEYALKLFESLKEPYKLDIINRIQEGDVISVYQQGEFVDLCRGPHVPSTGMVGAFKLTHVAGAYWMGDASKPMLQRIYGIAYWDEKELEDRLRFYEEVKRRDHRKLGKELEMFMIDEEIGAGLVIWLPKGGIYRKVLEDYWREEHLKRGYQLVYTPHIGNAKLWQKSGHLDHYRQNMFPPMELEDEEYFVKPMNCPFHIAIYKSKVRSYRDLPFRLAELGTVYRYEMSGVLHGLMRVRGFTQDDAHIICRPDQVDDVIQETLDFAISMLRDFGFDEFKVYISTKPEDAIGSDEQWEKAESALKKAVESMGLEYEIDEGGGAFYGPKIDVKIRDALGRLWQCSTIQFDFNLPERFDMEYVGPDNRRHRPYMIHRAILGSIERFTGVLLEHHAGLLPFWLAPVQVRVLPVQERHVEYARSVANTLREEGFRVEVDERDERLGAKIRDAELQKIPYVLIVGDKEMQDGSVSVRGKREGDLGKMSLQDLLSFLRSANTKRQNEALHRK; from the coding sequence ATGGAACGTATAATCCTTGAAGTAGATGGTAAAGAGATAGAGGTACCCAAGGGTACCCCTCTGGGAGAAGTGTTTCGTCTGGCGGGAGTGCAGGATGCTATAGCGGGCAGGTTAGGTGACAGGATCTTGGATCTTCAGACACCTGTGCGGGAAGGTGGCAAGATAAAACCCATAAGGAAAGGTGATCCAGAAAGCTTAGAAGTTATGAGACATACTCTATCTCACATAATGGCACAGGCCCTGAAGGAGATATACGGTTACGATAGGGTACATCTGGGAGTAGGGCCTACAACGGAGGAAGGTTTTTACTACGATGTGGAAGTGGAGGGTATCAGCATAAGGGAGGAGGATCTGCCCATCATAGAGGAAAGAATGAGGCAGATAGTGAGCAGGAACCTTCCTATAGTGAGGCAGGAGGTGAGCAAAGAATACGCTCTAAAACTCTTTGAGAGTTTAAAGGAACCCTACAAGCTGGACATCATCAACAGGATACAGGAAGGTGATGTTATATCGGTGTACCAACAGGGAGAGTTTGTGGACCTGTGCAGGGGACCACACGTACCCAGTACAGGGATGGTGGGAGCCTTCAAGTTAACCCATGTGGCGGGTGCTTACTGGATGGGTGACGCCAGCAAGCCTATGTTACAGAGGATATACGGCATAGCCTACTGGGATGAAAAGGAGCTGGAAGACAGACTCAGATTCTACGAGGAGGTAAAGAGGAGAGACCACAGGAAGCTGGGAAAAGAATTGGAGATGTTCATGATAGACGAGGAGATAGGTGCGGGTCTCGTCATATGGTTACCCAAGGGGGGTATTTACCGTAAGGTTCTAGAAGATTACTGGAGGGAGGAGCATCTGAAAAGAGGTTACCAGCTAGTGTACACACCTCATATAGGAAACGCCAAACTGTGGCAAAAAAGTGGGCACCTCGATCATTACCGACAGAACATGTTCCCTCCCATGGAGCTCGAAGATGAAGAGTACTTCGTAAAACCCATGAACTGTCCTTTCCACATAGCCATTTACAAAAGTAAAGTGAGAAGTTACAGGGATCTACCTTTCCGACTGGCGGAGTTGGGTACCGTTTACCGGTACGAGATGTCTGGGGTACTTCATGGCCTTATGAGGGTAAGGGGTTTTACTCAGGATGATGCTCACATTATATGTAGACCTGATCAAGTGGATGATGTTATCCAAGAAACACTGGATTTTGCTATCAGTATGCTACGGGATTTTGGTTTTGATGAGTTTAAAGTGTATATATCCACCAAACCTGAAGATGCTATAGGCTCCGACGAACAGTGGGAAAAGGCAGAGAGCGCTCTCAAAAAAGCTGTGGAAAGTATGGGCTTAGAGTACGAAATAGACGAAGGTGGTGGCGCTTTCTATGGTCCTAAGATAGACGTAAAGATAAGGGATGCTCTAGGTAGACTGTGGCAGTGTTCCACAATCCAGTTTGATTTTAACCTGCCGGAGCGGTTTGATATGGAGTACGTGGGACCCGACAACAGAAGACACAGACCTTACATGATCCACAGAGCCATACTGGGTTCCATAGAGAGGTTTACAGGAGTCCTCTTAGAACACCATGCAGGATTGCTGCCCTTCTGGCTGGCACCCGTACAGGTTAGGGTACTGCCGGTACAAGAAAGGCATGTGGAGTATGCCAGAAGTGTGGCCAATACATTGAGGGAGGAAGGTTTCCGAGTGGAAGTAGACGAAAGGGACGAAAGACTAGGAGCCAAGATAAGGGATGCAGAACTCCAAAAGATTCCGTATGTTCTCATAGTAGGGGACAAAGAGATGCAGGATGGGAGTGTTTCCGTGAGAGGTAAAAGGGAAGGAGACCTGGGAAAGATGAGTCTACAGGATCTTTTGAGTTTTTTAAGAAGCGCCAACACAAAGCGCCAAAATGAAGCATTGCATAGAAAGTAA
- a CDS encoding lysophospholipid acyltransferase family protein has translation MRVIGLERIPPDACIVASNHRSHLDPPVLNAVFPQPLIFLAKEELFRIPLLGKALPHMGALPVRRGSGDLDVLQKALDLLHRGCKVCVFPEGTRAMPGSFLKPKAGVGFLAIKSRKPVLPVYIEGTDRVLPRGRKFPLPGSVIKVVIGQPEVFEEEDSPQGYRKVADTIMERIKALSYA, from the coding sequence GTGAGAGTGATAGGTCTGGAAAGAATACCTCCCGACGCGTGTATAGTGGCCTCCAACCACAGAAGCCACTTGGACCCTCCTGTACTGAATGCCGTCTTTCCTCAACCTCTCATCTTTTTGGCAAAGGAGGAGCTCTTCCGCATACCCCTTTTAGGAAAGGCTCTTCCCCACATGGGAGCTCTACCTGTGAGAAGGGGATCAGGTGATCTGGATGTACTTCAGAAAGCGTTGGACCTGCTCCACAGAGGATGTAAAGTATGCGTGTTTCCGGAAGGTACGAGGGCCATGCCGGGAAGTTTTCTGAAGCCAAAGGCAGGTGTGGGCTTTCTGGCTATAAAGAGCAGGAAACCCGTCCTACCCGTATACATAGAGGGTACAGATCGTGTGCTTCCGAGGGGTAGGAAATTTCCTTTACCTGGCAGTGTCATAAAGGTGGTGATAGGGCAACCTGAGGTTTTTGAAGAGGAGGACTCCCCTCAGGGTTATAGAAAGGTGGCAGATACCATAATGGAGAGGATAAAGGCTCTCTCCTATGCCTGA
- a CDS encoding molybdopterin-guanine dinucleotide biosynthesis protein B produces MPELVFIVGFHNSGKTTLAEKLAVELTKMGFKVGYIKHDPKGHAVTDKEGSDSFRMFQLLDKVAVVSPQRTTFYERREDDPISLVQEYFKDCQIVLLEGWKFIPGYKRISTSPQLDGFPAYSKTLEEVIAFVLAK; encoded by the coding sequence ATGCCTGAACTCGTCTTCATAGTAGGCTTTCACAACTCAGGGAAGACCACTCTGGCGGAAAAGTTGGCTGTGGAACTCACCAAGATGGGCTTTAAGGTGGGTTACATAAAACACGATCCTAAAGGGCATGCCGTTACCGACAAAGAAGGTTCCGATAGCTTCCGTATGTTCCAGCTTTTGGATAAGGTGGCTGTTGTATCACCCCAAAGAACAACTTTTTACGAAAGGAGGGAAGATGACCCTATAAGTTTAGTGCAGGAGTACTTTAAGGACTGTCAGATTGTACTGCTGGAAGGCTGGAAGTTCATCCCGGGTTACAAAAGAATAAGCACCAGTCCCCAACTGGATGGATTTCCTGCCTACTCTAAAACTCTGGAGGAGGTAATAGCTTTTGTCTTGGCTAAATAG